One Planktothrix serta PCC 8927 DNA segment encodes these proteins:
- a CDS encoding ammonium transporter — translation MFILKKAHYSGKRRHKNASRFTAKLNTAILKLQHSRWLSPTWLACIPLTAIIVGAWGLAAVAQEDAPPLTPDMVQGYLNTAWVLVASILVIFMNAGFCMLETGFCRQKNAVNVLAKNLIVFALATLIFWAFGFSFMLGGENPFIGGGGYFLTGQPETYGLSPFPAGLPVPLLFLFQVAFAGTAATIVSGAVAERIEFIAFILFSVLLVGIAYPITGHWVWDSAGWLAQAGFKDFAGSTVVHSVGGWAALMGAAFLRPRLGKYGPDGQPRAIPGHNMSIATLGCLILWIGWFGFNPGSTLAANEQIAYIAVTTNLAAAAGGVAATATSWFKDGKPDLSMIINGVLAGLVAITASCDSVSYLSAVIIGAIAGVIVVYSVGFFDSIKIDDPVGATSVHLVCGVFGTLAAGIFGGANFGIQLLGILSIGGFTVVLSTIFWLALKATVGLRVHAEQEFEGLDIAEHGMEAYAGFLKDEVGPGLGSSGSSFSAGSSSVSSRY, via the coding sequence ATGTTTATCCTCAAAAAAGCCCACTATTCAGGAAAGCGACGACACAAAAATGCGAGTCGTTTCACGGCCAAACTCAATACTGCGATTCTGAAATTACAGCATTCTCGATGGCTGTCTCCGACTTGGTTAGCCTGTATCCCGTTAACTGCGATTATCGTTGGAGCCTGGGGTTTAGCCGCCGTTGCTCAAGAAGACGCTCCTCCTCTGACCCCAGATATGGTTCAGGGTTATTTAAACACGGCCTGGGTTTTAGTGGCTTCGATTCTGGTGATTTTTATGAACGCTGGTTTCTGTATGTTAGAAACGGGCTTCTGTCGCCAGAAAAATGCCGTTAACGTTTTAGCAAAAAACTTAATTGTATTCGCCTTAGCAACCCTAATTTTTTGGGCGTTTGGATTTTCCTTTATGTTGGGCGGGGAAAACCCCTTCATTGGCGGTGGCGGTTATTTCCTCACCGGACAGCCAGAAACCTACGGTTTAAGCCCCTTTCCCGCCGGATTACCCGTTCCTTTATTGTTCCTGTTTCAAGTCGCTTTCGCGGGAACGGCCGCCACGATTGTATCAGGAGCCGTAGCTGAACGCATTGAATTTATTGCCTTTATACTCTTTAGTGTCCTTTTGGTGGGTATTGCCTACCCGATTACAGGTCATTGGGTTTGGGATAGTGCAGGTTGGTTAGCCCAAGCTGGATTTAAAGATTTTGCAGGTTCCACCGTTGTTCACTCCGTTGGCGGATGGGCGGCATTAATGGGGGCTGCATTCCTTCGCCCTCGTTTAGGGAAATATGGCCCCGATGGACAACCTCGTGCCATTCCCGGTCATAACATGAGTATCGCCACATTAGGCTGTTTAATTCTGTGGATAGGCTGGTTTGGGTTTAATCCCGGTTCCACCTTAGCCGCCAATGAACAAATTGCCTACATTGCCGTTACCACCAACTTAGCCGCCGCTGCTGGAGGGGTTGCTGCAACCGCTACATCCTGGTTTAAGGATGGTAAACCCGATTTATCCATGATTATTAACGGGGTTTTAGCGGGTTTAGTCGCCATTACCGCCAGTTGTGATTCCGTTAGCTATCTGAGTGCTGTGATTATTGGGGCAATTGCTGGGGTGATTGTTGTCTATTCCGTTGGTTTCTTTGACAGCATCAAAATTGATGACCCCGTTGGTGCAACCTCTGTTCACTTAGTTTGTGGAGTCTTTGGAACTTTAGCCGCTGGAATTTTTGGCGGTGCTAATTTTGGCATCCAACTCTTAGGTATTCTCTCTATCGGCGGATTTACCGTTGTTCTCAGTACGATTTTCTGGTTAGCCCTCAAAGCCACTGTTGGCTTACGAGTTCATGCTGAACAAGAATTTGAAGGCTTGGACATCGCCGAACACGGCATGGAAGCCTATGCTGGCTTTCTTAAAGATGAAGTTGGCCCCGGCTTAGGCAGTTCTGGGTCTAGTTTTTCCGCCGGAAGCAGTAGTGTTAGCAGTCGTTACTAA
- the guaD gene encoding guanine deaminase, which yields MTHLKLFRSSFLDFINDPFYESEQNSVRYIPDGLLVVESGIIKDFDHYNNLKEKYQGFTITHYPNLLIMPGFIDTHIHFPQTEMIASYGEQLLEWLNQYTFPTERKFSSKEYAQKIASFFLDELLKNGTTTALVFATVFPQSVDAFFEEAERRNLRMISGKVMMDSHAPDYLKDTPETSYQETKRLIQTWHKKGRLLYAITPRFAITSSPEQLKIAGKLLTEFPDVYLQTHLSENIKEVEFVAELFPKAQHYLGVYDQAGLVGERSIFAHSIHLTDDEFKRLSEAKSAIAFCPTSNLFLGSGLFKLHQAKSKTHPIQVGLGSDIGAGTSFSLLQTANEAYKVAQLQSQTLSPFQALFLATLGGAKALKLEDKIGSFDIGKEADFIVLDYNATPLMTFRNQNIPSTQTRSEIAEKVFTLIILGDDRAIQATYIMGERTYSKE from the coding sequence ATGACCCACTTAAAACTATTTCGCTCCTCATTTTTAGACTTTATTAATGATCCCTTTTACGAATCAGAACAGAATAGTGTTCGTTATATTCCCGATGGATTATTAGTCGTAGAATCAGGAATTATTAAAGACTTCGATCATTATAACAATTTAAAAGAAAAATATCAAGGGTTTACAATTACCCATTATCCTAATTTATTAATCATGCCAGGATTTATTGATACCCATATTCATTTCCCCCAAACCGAAATGATAGCCTCCTATGGCGAACAACTCTTAGAATGGTTAAATCAATATACATTCCCCACAGAACGTAAATTTAGCAGTAAAGAATATGCTCAAAAAATAGCCTCTTTTTTCTTAGATGAACTTTTGAAAAATGGAACCACAACCGCCTTAGTTTTTGCAACAGTTTTCCCCCAGTCCGTTGATGCTTTTTTTGAAGAAGCCGAGCGCCGAAATTTACGGATGATTTCGGGAAAAGTGATGATGGATTCTCATGCACCCGATTATTTAAAAGATACCCCAGAAACCTCTTATCAAGAGACTAAAAGATTAATCCAAACTTGGCATAAAAAAGGACGTTTACTCTATGCAATTACCCCTAGATTTGCCATAACTTCCAGTCCTGAACAATTAAAAATAGCGGGAAAATTATTAACAGAATTTCCTGATGTTTATTTACAAACCCATCTTTCAGAAAACATTAAAGAAGTGGAATTTGTCGCCGAACTTTTCCCCAAAGCTCAACACTATTTAGGGGTTTATGATCAAGCGGGTTTAGTTGGAGAACGTTCAATTTTTGCCCATAGTATTCATTTAACCGATGATGAATTTAAACGCTTATCAGAGGCTAAATCGGCGATCGCATTTTGTCCAACTTCTAATTTATTCCTAGGAAGTGGACTGTTTAAACTCCATCAAGCCAAATCTAAAACCCATCCCATTCAGGTTGGTTTAGGAAGCGATATTGGAGCCGGAACCAGTTTTTCCCTGCTCCAAACTGCTAATGAAGCTTACAAAGTCGCTCAATTACAAAGTCAAACATTATCACCCTTTCAAGCTTTATTTTTAGCCACATTAGGAGGAGCAAAAGCATTAAAATTAGAGGATAAAATCGGGAGTTTTGACATTGGCAAAGAAGCGGATTTTATTGTATTAGATTATAATGCTACACCCTTAATGACTTTCAGAAATCAAAACATTCCCTCGACTCAAACCCGATCAGAAATTGCCGAAAAAGTATTTACACTGATAATTTTAGGAGATGATCGAGCGATTCAAGCAACTTATATTATGGGAGAGAGGACATATTCAAAAGAATAG
- the amt gene encoding ammonium transporter, whose protein sequence is MIDILWLLVCSGLVFLMQPGFMCLESGLTRSKNSINVAVKNFADFGISVTLFWAFGYALMFSKTPTGGIDLQAFFFDTTSSPGEAAFFLFQTMFCSTATTIVSGASAERMKFGSYLLVAALTSGLIYPIFGHWAWNGIETNHLTGWLGQLGFVDAAGSTVVHSIGGWVSLAVLLVIGPRLGRFSTDKPSQQMRGSNLQLSVLGAMLLWLGWLGFNGGSYLHLDIQVTTIIVNTILAGTSGMLIGVVLGWLLHRRPEVELIINGSLAGLVAITASSHAVSTPMASIIGGIGAIFMVLVSVTLQRWQIDDAVDAVAVHVGGGVWGTLAVAIFGQPDLLNTGLSRSEQLLVQLLGIGVSFLWGFGLTWLILYTINHYFPLRVSVEAETTGLNISEHGAKTEIYDLFEVMEYQARTQDFRRRVPENQFTEVGQIGFRYNQVMQALEDSLTQTQAIIENATDALITFANPTGEILRINPSAETIFGYPATELIGMSILHLFDWPTSQIQEQKTLLEKCLLQGRQAVVGRRANGSCFPLEATINEAKFGYQSFFMGTFRDLSPHKRAEEALQQAEERLKTSLELKRKNDQLKHTLKELKKTQIQLIQSEKMSSLGQLVAGIAHEINNPVNFVYGNLIHATNYTRDVLNLLDLYQQESVNPSEIIQQEIESIDLEFLKDDFPKIVESMQVGADRIRDIVRSLRTFSRHDEAELKQVNLHEGVESTLMILKSKLKPQGKLTGIEVIKDYGNIPLVECYPGLLNQVFMNLINNAIDALHDSMMQDKFSLISCDKSQIQPQIVIRTLSVNHQRILIEIADNGLGIPKEIRSKLFDPFFTTKPVGKGTGLGLSISYQIIVEHHKGRIWCESELGEYTKFLIEIPVKQILESKTYKDSEQLLTVDS, encoded by the coding sequence GTGATTGATATTCTCTGGCTGCTGGTCTGTTCGGGCTTAGTCTTTTTGATGCAGCCCGGATTTATGTGTTTAGAGTCGGGTTTAACCCGTTCCAAGAATAGTATTAATGTTGCAGTCAAAAATTTTGCTGACTTTGGCATTTCCGTGACCCTGTTTTGGGCCTTCGGCTACGCCCTAATGTTTAGCAAGACACCAACGGGAGGGATTGACCTACAAGCTTTCTTTTTTGATACCACATCTTCCCCAGGGGAAGCGGCATTTTTTCTGTTTCAAACCATGTTTTGTAGTACCGCCACAACAATCGTTTCAGGGGCATCGGCGGAACGGATGAAATTTGGGTCTTATTTATTAGTTGCCGCCTTAACCTCTGGACTGATTTATCCCATTTTTGGCCATTGGGCGTGGAATGGGATTGAAACCAATCACTTAACGGGGTGGCTGGGACAACTTGGGTTTGTGGATGCGGCCGGGTCTACGGTCGTTCATAGTATTGGAGGATGGGTTTCCCTGGCGGTGCTGTTGGTTATTGGGCCACGGCTGGGACGCTTTTCGACGGATAAACCGTCTCAACAAATGCGGGGGTCAAACCTTCAGTTATCCGTATTGGGAGCGATGTTGCTGTGGTTAGGGTGGTTAGGATTTAACGGGGGCAGTTACTTACATTTAGATATTCAAGTCACCACAATTATTGTTAATACGATTTTGGCAGGGACGTCGGGAATGTTAATCGGAGTTGTCTTGGGTTGGCTACTCCATCGCCGACCGGAAGTCGAACTGATTATTAATGGTTCCTTGGCGGGGTTAGTCGCTATTACGGCGTCCTCCCATGCTGTCTCGACTCCGATGGCTTCTATTATTGGAGGAATTGGGGCGATATTCATGGTGTTGGTGTCTGTTACTCTGCAACGATGGCAGATTGATGATGCCGTTGATGCCGTTGCGGTTCATGTCGGGGGAGGAGTTTGGGGAACCTTAGCCGTTGCTATTTTTGGCCAACCCGATTTACTGAATACGGGGTTATCCCGCAGTGAACAACTGCTGGTTCAATTATTAGGTATTGGGGTATCTTTTCTCTGGGGATTTGGTTTAACCTGGCTGATTTTATACACTATTAATCATTATTTTCCCTTGCGAGTTTCTGTAGAGGCAGAAACAACAGGGTTAAATATTTCTGAACATGGAGCCAAAACCGAAATTTATGATTTGTTTGAAGTCATGGAATATCAAGCTCGTACCCAAGACTTTAGGCGACGGGTTCCTGAAAATCAGTTTACGGAAGTGGGTCAAATTGGCTTTCGCTATAACCAAGTCATGCAAGCCCTGGAAGATTCGTTAACCCAAACCCAAGCGATTATTGAAAACGCCACGGATGCCCTGATTACCTTTGCCAACCCAACGGGGGAAATTTTAAGGATTAATCCCAGTGCCGAAACAATATTTGGCTATCCGGCTACGGAATTAATTGGAATGTCAATTCTCCATCTTTTTGATTGGCCTACATCCCAAATTCAGGAACAAAAAACCTTGTTGGAAAAATGTTTATTGCAAGGTCGTCAAGCCGTTGTCGGTCGTCGGGCGAATGGGTCTTGTTTTCCCTTAGAAGCGACAATTAACGAGGCAAAATTCGGCTATCAATCCTTTTTTATGGGAACCTTTCGGGATTTATCCCCCCATAAACGGGCTGAGGAAGCCTTACAACAAGCCGAAGAACGATTGAAAACCTCTCTGGAATTAAAACGGAAAAATGATCAACTTAAACATACCCTTAAAGAACTTAAAAAAACTCAAATTCAACTGATTCAAAGTGAAAAAATGTCAAGTTTAGGTCAACTGGTAGCAGGCATTGCCCATGAGATTAATAATCCGGTTAATTTTGTTTATGGCAATTTAATTCATGCAACTAATTATACCCGTGATGTGTTAAACTTATTGGATCTTTATCAGCAAGAATCTGTTAACCCCAGTGAAATAATTCAGCAAGAAATAGAATCGATTGATTTAGAGTTTCTCAAGGATGATTTTCCCAAAATTGTTGAATCAATGCAGGTTGGAGCCGATAGAATTCGGGATATTGTGCGCTCGTTAAGAACTTTTTCCCGTCATGATGAAGCGGAATTAAAACAGGTAAATCTTCATGAAGGTGTAGAAAGTACCTTGATGATTTTGAAAAGTAAACTTAAACCTCAAGGGAAATTAACCGGAATTGAAGTGATTAAGGACTATGGCAATATTCCCTTAGTTGAATGCTATCCGGGGCTATTGAATCAGGTATTTATGAATCTGATTAATAATGCCATTGATGCTCTCCATGATTCAATGATGCAGGATAAATTTTCTCTGATATCCTGTGATAAATCCCAGATTCAGCCTCAAATTGTGATTCGTACCCTATCGGTGAATCATCAACGAATTTTGATTGAAATAGCAGATAATGGTTTGGGAATTCCTAAAGAGATTCGTTCTAAGCTGTTTGACCCCTTTTTTACAACAAAACCCGTCGGGAAGGGAACAGGTTTAGGGTTGTCCATTAGCTATCAAATTATTGTAGAACACCATAAAGGCCGAATTTGGTGCGAGTCGGAACTGGGAGAATACACTAAATTTTTGATAGAAATTCCGGTCAAACAAATCCTAGAATCTAAGACTTACAAAGACAGTGAACAGTTATTGACGGTTGACAGTTGA
- the hpxO gene encoding FAD-dependent urate hydroxylase HpxO, with product MNHLKVIIIGAGIGGLTAGLTLRRAGYTIEIYEKTSEIRPAGAGISIWSNGVKVLNSLGLGDEIAKIGGQMDIMEYRSHTDELLNQIHLNSLVQTVGQRPYPVSRTELQSLLLNAFNTDIETVKLNAQCIRIEQDEHRVTAYFADGYQTSGDVLIAADGAHSQLRDYVVGHPVKLRYADYVNWNGLVEINGDLGDKNTWVIYVGEGKRASMMPIGNHQFYYFFGCPMVKGTIVEPESRQQELKQIFAGWPFPVQSLIEHLNPYESNRLEIHDLDPLKTLVRGRVALLGDAAHATTPTLGQGGCQAMEDAEILSRFLLTTNIGVEYALKRYETARKERTSTLVLKARKRADMIYGKHPDLTQKWYEQLKQETETDVINALSQTILGGPFH from the coding sequence ATGAATCATCTAAAAGTTATTATTATCGGCGCAGGTATTGGCGGCTTAACCGCAGGTTTAACCCTACGACGAGCCGGATATACTATTGAAATTTACGAAAAAACCAGCGAAATTCGTCCCGCAGGTGCAGGAATTTCGATTTGGTCAAATGGGGTTAAAGTTCTCAATAGTTTAGGGTTGGGGGATGAAATTGCCAAAATTGGCGGACAGATGGATATCATGGAATATCGCAGTCACACCGATGAATTATTGAATCAAATTCATCTAAATTCCCTAGTACAAACCGTAGGACAACGACCCTATCCCGTGTCTCGAACAGAATTACAATCCTTACTTTTAAACGCCTTTAATACCGATATTGAAACCGTTAAACTCAATGCTCAATGTATTAGAATTGAACAGGATGAACATCGAGTCACCGCCTATTTTGCCGATGGTTATCAAACCAGTGGAGATGTATTAATTGCAGCCGATGGAGCCCATTCTCAATTGCGCGATTATGTAGTCGGTCATCCGGTAAAATTACGTTATGCTGATTATGTTAATTGGAATGGTTTAGTTGAAATTAATGGAGATTTAGGCGATAAAAATACTTGGGTGATTTATGTCGGAGAAGGCAAACGCGCCTCCATGATGCCCATCGGAAATCATCAGTTTTATTACTTCTTTGGTTGTCCAATGGTAAAAGGAACTATTGTTGAACCCGAATCTCGTCAACAGGAATTAAAACAGATTTTTGCCGGATGGCCGTTTCCTGTTCAAAGTTTAATTGAACATCTCAACCCTTATGAGTCAAACCGTTTAGAAATTCATGATTTAGACCCCTTAAAAACTTTAGTTCGAGGTCGAGTAGCCTTATTAGGAGATGCGGCCCATGCCACAACCCCAACATTAGGACAGGGAGGCTGTCAAGCGATGGAAGATGCCGAAATATTATCTCGATTTTTATTAACCACAAATATAGGAGTAGAATATGCCTTAAAACGATATGAAACCGCACGCAAAGAACGCACTTCAACCCTAGTTCTCAAAGCTCGAAAACGCGCCGATATGATTTACGGAAAACACCCAGATTTAACTCAAAAATGGTATGAACAACTCAAACAAGAAACGGAAACAGATGTTATTAATGCTTTATCCCAAACCATTCTAGGAGGGCCGTTTCATTAA
- a CDS encoding GDSL-type esterase/lipase family protein, translating to MFIRSKTIPHWAWISLISNGLLLFIVIGLMIQRQSISSTTSVSPLTDVVQATQLQSMPESTLMNSPVTPRHRWTYEQWVEQLKREADAVATKAPEHLNILVGDSLSLWFPAELLPAEQTWLNQGISGEISAGLLKRVKLFDITQPDRIFVMIGINDLIRGVDDTILLNNYREIIRDLRWVHPDTQIVVQSILPHSGKQSNWEGRDRLLKISNQRIRHLNQVLKLIAEEEGAYYFNLHPLFTDADGNLRPELSTDGLHLSQQGYLVWSSALKLYTQIALEESSNP from the coding sequence GTGTTTATTCGCTCGAAAACCATTCCTCATTGGGCTTGGATATCCTTAATTAGCAATGGATTACTTCTGTTCATCGTCATTGGATTGATGATACAGAGGCAATCTATTTCTAGTACAACCTCTGTATCCCCGTTAACAGATGTTGTTCAAGCAACTCAGTTACAATCAATGCCAGAATCAACTTTGATGAATTCGCCAGTTACACCCCGTCATCGTTGGACGTATGAACAATGGGTTGAACAATTGAAGCGGGAAGCTGATGCCGTTGCGACAAAAGCACCAGAACACTTAAATATTTTGGTAGGAGATTCCTTAAGTTTGTGGTTTCCTGCTGAACTTTTACCCGCAGAACAAACCTGGTTAAATCAAGGGATTTCTGGAGAAATCTCCGCAGGATTATTAAAGCGAGTCAAGTTATTTGATATTACTCAACCCGATAGAATTTTTGTCATGATTGGCATTAATGATTTAATTCGGGGGGTAGATGACACCATACTATTAAATAATTATCGAGAAATTATTCGAGATTTACGTTGGGTGCATCCCGATACTCAAATCGTTGTGCAATCTATTCTGCCTCACAGTGGCAAACAGTCTAATTGGGAAGGACGCGACCGTTTATTAAAAATTTCCAATCAACGCATTCGCCACTTAAATCAAGTCTTAAAATTAATCGCTGAGGAAGAAGGCGCTTATTATTTTAATTTACATCCTTTATTTACGGATGCAGACGGCAATTTACGACCGGAGTTAAGCACAGATGGTTTACATTTAAGTCAACAAGGTTATTTAGTTTGGAGTTCTGCCTTAAAATTGTATACCCAAATTGCCTTAGAGGAATCTTCTAACCCTTAA
- a CDS encoding SH3 domain-containing protein — protein sequence MSLTAIVTTPGDTLNVRSIPNGEIVDVLENETQVIISGDSINVEGEIWVSIGTNRWVAANFLKIIDPAILNIPGAKIVSTQTQEQIGGGLQVYQTQLIDNTGKIIDQVRCVSGRIGQQIPSDEPGSQTPLPFGIYTFDAPGIVEDAPGEFGGVWSGITPTFPTERAGLGLHYDPSALLYVSQTGTSGCLATPTIEEREIMTQFILEYQPTHLIVQTAD from the coding sequence ATGAGTCTTACGGCTATTGTTACCACTCCCGGCGATACCCTGAATGTTCGTTCTATTCCTAACGGTGAAATAGTTGATGTTTTAGAAAATGAAACTCAGGTTATCATTAGTGGAGATTCCATCAATGTTGAGGGTGAAATTTGGGTTTCTATTGGGACAAATCGTTGGGTGGCTGCGAACTTTTTAAAGATTATTGATCCTGCTATTCTAAACATTCCAGGCGCTAAAATTGTTTCCACACAAACCCAGGAACAAATCGGAGGAGGTTTACAGGTTTACCAAACTCAATTAATCGATAATACAGGTAAAATTATTGATCAAGTGCGTTGTGTTTCCGGTCGTATTGGTCAACAAATTCCCTCTGATGAACCGGGTTCTCAAACCCCTTTACCCTTCGGGATTTATACCTTTGATGCTCCGGGTATCGTTGAAGATGCACCCGGAGAATTTGGGGGAGTTTGGTCAGGAATTACACCCACTTTTCCAACTGAAAGAGCCGGGTTAGGATTGCATTATGATCCCTCGGCTTTGTTGTATGTTTCGCAAACGGGAACATCAGGATGTTTAGCAACACCAACGATAGAAGAACGAGAGATTATGACTCAATTTATTCTTGAATATCAACCCACCCATTTAATTGTTCAAACAGCAGATTAA
- a CDS encoding RNA-guided endonuclease InsQ/TnpB family protein gives MFQAYKYRIYPTPEQQISLAKSFGCCRWYWNYALNLCQETYKITGKGLSRAAIQGLLPQLKKEYSWLTDAYSQCLQVVALNLSTAYKNFFDKRARLPRLKSKHGRQSISYPQNVKFEGDYLKLPGKIGLVYCRRHRDFEGTIKTVTISKNPDGKYYASVLVDDGKETPNPSTNGKAIGIDLGLTHLAITSEGSKYSNPKQIAQQQHNLKRKQQKLSRKQKGSNNRQKARLKVAKVHAKISRCREDFLHKLSRKIVNENQIIAVENLGVKNLVKNHKLAKAISDCGWGMFCTMLKYKAEKEGKTYIEVDRFFPSSKTCNVCLNQVGSLPLDVRSWTCEHCQTTHDRDINASINIKNEALRILSLGTSDTANLRGCKSSDQTSVLSDAIPVEVGSPHFSTSKCG, from the coding sequence ATGTTTCAGGCATACAAATACCGTATATATCCAACCCCAGAGCAACAGATATCCTTAGCTAAGAGCTTTGGCTGTTGCCGATGGTATTGGAATTATGCCTTAAACTTGTGCCAAGAAACCTATAAAATAACAGGGAAAGGGTTATCAAGAGCAGCCATTCAAGGATTATTACCTCAATTGAAAAAGGAATATTCTTGGTTAACAGATGCCTATTCCCAATGTTTGCAAGTCGTCGCTCTCAATTTATCCACAGCTTACAAAAACTTCTTTGACAAACGGGCGAGATTACCTCGATTAAAATCCAAACACGGCAGACAATCAATTAGTTATCCCCAAAACGTTAAATTTGAAGGGGATTATCTAAAGCTACCCGGTAAAATTGGGTTAGTTTATTGTCGTCGTCACCGAGATTTTGAAGGGACAATCAAAACTGTTACTATTTCAAAGAACCCTGATGGAAAATACTATGCTTCTGTCTTAGTTGATGACGGTAAGGAAACGCCTAACCCATCAACGAATGGAAAAGCAATTGGGATTGATTTAGGGTTAACTCATTTGGCGATTACTAGCGAGGGTTCAAAATACAGTAATCCTAAGCAGATTGCTCAACAGCAACATAATTTAAAACGGAAACAACAAAAACTTTCTCGGAAGCAGAAAGGAAGTAATAACAGACAAAAGGCTAGATTAAAAGTTGCCAAAGTCCACGCTAAAATCTCTCGTTGCCGGGAAGATTTTCTACACAAGCTATCCCGCAAGATAGTTAATGAAAACCAAATTATTGCTGTAGAAAATCTAGGGGTTAAGAATCTGGTTAAAAACCATAAATTAGCCAAGGCGATTAGCGATTGTGGCTGGGGAATGTTCTGCACAATGTTGAAATATAAAGCTGAAAAAGAAGGGAAAACCTATATCGAAGTTGATCGATTTTTCCCTTCTTCTAAAACTTGTAATGTCTGCCTAAATCAAGTGGGTAGTCTACCGCTTGATGTTAGAAGTTGGACTTGTGAACATTGTCAAACCACCCATGATAGAGATATAAATGCTTCCATCAATATCAAAAATGAAGCCTTGCGGATTTTGTCGTTAGGAACTAGCGACACTGCCAATCTGAGGGGATGTAAGTCGTCTGATCAAACTTCTGTTCTATCAGATGCTATCCCCGTCGAAGTTGGAAGCCCACACTTCTCTACGAGTAAGTGTGGGTAG
- the uraD gene encoding 2-oxo-4-hydroxy-4-carboxy-5-ureidoimidazoline decarboxylase gives MQTYSLSALNQMTQEEFITTLGTIFEDSPWVAKQAWLKRPFQDIQSLYQTMVAEVKNSNSQQQLALICAHPDLGSQAKMAEASVKEQAGVGLDRLTSAEYQHFHQLNQTYKNKFGFPFIIAVKNHTKTSILAAFEQRLNHSIETEKITALEEIYKIAQFRLHEKFAQTSSP, from the coding sequence ATGCAAACCTATTCCTTATCCGCCTTAAATCAAATGACTCAAGAAGAATTTATCACCACATTAGGAACTATTTTTGAAGATTCCCCTTGGGTAGCAAAACAAGCCTGGTTAAAACGACCCTTTCAGGATATTCAATCATTATATCAAACAATGGTTGCTGAAGTTAAAAATAGTAATTCACAACAACAATTAGCCTTAATTTGTGCCCATCCCGACTTAGGAAGTCAAGCAAAAATGGCAGAAGCATCCGTTAAAGAACAAGCCGGAGTTGGGTTAGACCGTCTAACATCTGCTGAATATCAACACTTTCATCAACTCAACCAAACCTATAAAAATAAATTCGGGTTTCCCTTTATTATTGCCGTTAAAAACCATACAAAAACCAGTATTTTAGCTGCGTTTGAACAACGGTTAAATCATTCTATAGAAACCGAAAAAATAACCGCCCTAGAAGAAATTTATAAAATCGCCCAATTTCGCCTCCATGAAAAATTTGCTCAAACTTCATCCCCGTAG
- the uraH gene encoding hydroxyisourate hydrolase: MVAKLTTHVLDTAQGRPAVNLRIELWQINRETGERIQLKTVVTNTDGRTDNPLLTETELKPGTYELIFAVGDYFKTEYKSLPQPLFLDQIPIRFGIADPTVAYHVPLLVSPWSYSTYRGS; encoded by the coding sequence ATGGTTGCTAAACTCACAACTCATGTATTAGATACGGCGCAAGGTCGTCCTGCGGTTAACTTACGAATTGAATTATGGCAGATTAATAGAGAAACAGGAGAACGAATTCAATTAAAAACAGTAGTCACAAATACCGATGGCAGAACCGATAATCCCCTATTAACAGAAACAGAATTAAAGCCGGGAACTTATGAATTAATATTTGCAGTAGGAGACTATTTTAAAACTGAATATAAATCTCTCCCACAACCCTTATTTTTAGATCAAATTCCAATTCGATTTGGCATTGCTGACCCCACAGTTGCCTATCATGTTCCGTTATTAGTTTCTCCCTGGTCTTATAGTACCTATCGAGGCAGTTAA